From a region of the Thermomicrobium roseum DSM 5159 genome:
- a CDS encoding CpaF family protein yields MSLLRRLSTAGDTGLLATEVPADRPDEPEQSRGPMGTGQLAQTLKRPSLRASAAASSNENAFQQLKGRVQQRVIAELDPRMDLSDPDRVRRTLEETFLSVLESEGIVLGRTERHRLFEAIVAEILGYGPIEPLLKDNTVTEIMVNGPKQVWVERNGKLEKTAIEFDDDDHVMRIIDRIVSPLGRRIDESSPMVDARLPDGSRINAVIPPISLVGPCLTIRKFSRDPLTVDDLIRFGTMTPEITQFLKACVNARLNIVVSGGTGSGKTTLLNVLSSFIPSDERIVTIENAAELQLRQEHVVTLESRPPNIEGKGEVTIRDLVINALRMRPDRIVVGECRGGEALDMLQAMNTGHDGSMTTVHSNSPRDTLHRLETMVLMAGMDLPVRAIREQIASALDLIIHMARLKDGSRKIVAITEVQGMEGDVIVLQDIFVFEQTGFENGKVLGRIRPTGVRPKFVEKFEVANIYLPPQIFGVNYQRPFGR; encoded by the coding sequence ATGTCGCTTCTCCGGCGATTGAGTACGGCAGGTGACACTGGTCTGCTCGCAACCGAAGTGCCGGCCGATCGCCCAGACGAGCCAGAGCAGTCACGCGGACCGATGGGAACCGGCCAACTCGCGCAGACGCTCAAACGACCGAGTCTGCGAGCGAGTGCTGCGGCTTCATCCAACGAGAATGCCTTTCAACAGCTCAAGGGGCGAGTGCAACAGCGGGTCATCGCTGAACTCGATCCGCGCATGGATCTCAGCGACCCTGATCGTGTGCGCCGTACCCTCGAGGAAACGTTTCTCTCGGTGCTGGAATCGGAGGGAATCGTCCTCGGTCGCACGGAACGGCACCGGCTGTTCGAAGCGATCGTTGCAGAAATTCTCGGTTATGGCCCGATCGAACCCTTGCTGAAGGACAACACCGTGACCGAGATCATGGTGAACGGTCCGAAGCAGGTGTGGGTCGAGCGGAACGGCAAATTGGAGAAAACGGCGATCGAGTTCGATGATGACGACCATGTCATGCGCATCATCGACCGGATCGTGTCACCGCTCGGACGGCGCATCGACGAAAGCTCGCCGATGGTGGATGCTCGCCTCCCTGATGGCTCCCGAATCAATGCGGTCATACCGCCGATATCGTTGGTCGGCCCCTGCTTGACCATTCGGAAATTCAGCCGTGATCCGCTGACAGTCGATGATTTGATTCGCTTCGGGACCATGACACCCGAGATCACGCAGTTCTTGAAGGCATGCGTCAATGCGCGCTTGAACATCGTCGTTTCGGGCGGAACCGGGTCGGGCAAGACGACGCTCCTCAATGTTCTTTCGTCGTTCATTCCTAGTGATGAGCGCATCGTGACCATCGAGAATGCTGCCGAACTTCAGCTCCGTCAGGAGCATGTCGTCACGTTGGAGTCGCGGCCGCCCAACATCGAAGGGAAGGGTGAAGTCACGATTCGTGACCTGGTGATCAATGCCTTGCGGATGCGACCCGACCGGATCGTGGTCGGCGAGTGCCGTGGTGGCGAAGCGCTCGACATGCTGCAAGCGATGAATACGGGTCACGATGGTTCGATGACCACAGTCCACTCGAACAGTCCTCGCGACACACTCCACCGTTTAGAGACGATGGTGCTGATGGCCGGGATGGACTTGCCAGTGCGGGCCATACGTGAACAGATCGCATCCGCACTCGATTTGATCATCCACATGGCGCGTCTCAAGGACGGGTCGCGGAAGATCGTCGCGATCACCGAGGTCCAGGGAATGGAAGGGGACGTCATCGTCCTGCAAGACATCTTCGTCTTCGAGCAGACAGGCTTCGAAAACGGGAAGGTACTCGGGCGCATCAGGCCGACCGGCGTGCGACCCAAGTTCGTGGAAAAGTTCGAGGTTGCCAACATTTACTTGCCTCCACAGATCTTCGGTGTGAACTACCAGCGACCTTTCGGGAGGTAG
- the cpaB gene encoding Flp pilus assembly protein CpaB, whose protein sequence is MRRAGRLYLLAGFVLATVAVVLGIIALQRQREPVMPTQTTTPTTQVVVAARDVRAGSVLTSEDVTVVETDPASVAPGTARQPDQVVGLVVAGDLVAGQRILLANLVLPSVSNTVQPGKRAVAIPVDRINALGGLLQPNDSIDLIYAGRLDLVRILPTEPLELADSAQGFSPPPESVKLPEPGSGSSQSRRYPYPGEPGSRVVISDTGEGQPITKIIVQNLRILQVIAGTSVVVRSPGQARSELTSTEPTRTPMPTANEATLPPVDLLIVEVDPEQAELISFLLDQNVRYQVILRARGDAQPVQTDGVTYDRLVERYGLPVPGTVVVSGGPR, encoded by the coding sequence ATGCGTCGAGCAGGTCGCCTGTATCTTCTCGCCGGGTTCGTCCTGGCAACGGTCGCGGTCGTTCTCGGCATCATCGCCCTGCAGCGCCAACGTGAGCCAGTGATGCCAACGCAGACGACCACGCCTACCACACAGGTGGTCGTGGCAGCGCGCGACGTGCGTGCTGGCTCAGTGCTGACGAGCGAGGATGTGACGGTCGTGGAGACGGATCCTGCCTCAGTCGCACCCGGCACCGCGCGACAGCCTGATCAAGTGGTCGGGCTCGTCGTCGCCGGTGATCTCGTTGCTGGGCAGCGTATCTTGCTGGCGAATCTGGTCTTACCCAGTGTCTCGAACACTGTGCAGCCTGGTAAGCGTGCAGTGGCCATCCCTGTGGATCGAATCAATGCGCTCGGCGGTCTGCTCCAACCCAACGACTCGATCGATCTCATTTATGCCGGACGACTCGACCTCGTGCGGATCCTTCCTACCGAACCACTCGAACTCGCCGACAGCGCACAGGGGTTCAGCCCACCGCCCGAGTCGGTCAAGCTCCCCGAACCCGGAAGCGGGAGTAGCCAATCTCGTCGTTATCCCTATCCGGGTGAGCCAGGTTCTCGGGTCGTGATCAGCGATACGGGCGAGGGGCAGCCGATCACAAAAATCATCGTGCAAAACCTTCGCATCCTGCAGGTCATTGCGGGAACGTCGGTGGTCGTGAGGTCGCCCGGCCAAGCGCGTTCTGAACTCACCAGTACCGAGCCGACGCGTACTCCCATGCCGACGGCCAACGAGGCGACTTTACCACCGGTCGATCTCTTGATCGTCGAGGTCGATCCAGAACAGGCCGAGCTGATCAGCTTTCTCCTCGATCAAAACGTCCGCTATCAGGTGATTCTCCGGGCGCGTGGCGATGCACAACCCGTGCAAACGGACGGGGTGACCTACGATCGCCTGGTCGAGCGGTATGGACTGCCAGTTCCAGGGACGGTGGTGGTCAGCGGGGGGCCGCGATGA
- a CDS encoding type II secretion system F family protein yields MFGDPLLLIAVSLAGAAVMLVLAGLHARSRGHSLDHRLEQFARSESAPEEVTAGPHLLARQLDRAVRGRPFAEAIRMSLARADIRLTVGEFLFLRGLVTLLAFVIGFLLGRGITQPLLGLFTGLVFAVSGWLAPHYYVLWRGRHRLQRFVNQLGDTIGLMANSLRAGYSLLQTMDLVARESAPPMSEEFRRVVREVGLGVPLQDALDHLLERIPSEDLDLLVTAIAINHEVGGNLAQILEIIGETIRERVRIKGEIRVLTAQQSLSGYIISLLPVGLAILIFLLNPSYLLSLLRWPWICMPIGAVICMVLGFVVMRRIVAIEV; encoded by the coding sequence GTGTTCGGGGATCCGCTCCTCCTCATCGCTGTTTCCCTCGCTGGAGCCGCTGTGATGCTCGTTCTGGCGGGTTTGCACGCGCGGTCTCGCGGTCACTCACTGGATCATCGACTCGAACAGTTCGCGCGCAGCGAGTCGGCGCCGGAAGAAGTGACAGCGGGTCCTCATCTCTTGGCTCGCCAGCTGGATCGTGCTGTGCGCGGGCGACCCTTCGCCGAAGCGATCCGGATGAGTCTGGCTCGTGCCGATATCCGTCTGACCGTGGGAGAGTTCCTTTTCTTGCGCGGGTTAGTGACGCTGCTCGCCTTCGTGATCGGATTCCTGCTGGGGCGGGGGATAACGCAACCTCTGCTCGGGCTCTTCACTGGCCTCGTCTTCGCAGTCAGTGGTTGGTTGGCACCGCACTACTATGTTCTCTGGCGAGGACGGCACCGCTTGCAACGGTTCGTGAATCAGCTGGGCGACACGATCGGGCTTATGGCGAACTCGTTGCGTGCTGGTTACAGCCTACTCCAAACGATGGACTTAGTCGCGCGAGAGTCTGCCCCCCCGATGTCCGAGGAGTTCAGGCGGGTCGTTCGCGAGGTGGGCCTCGGTGTTCCCCTCCAGGACGCACTCGACCATCTGCTCGAACGGATACCAAGCGAGGATCTCGATCTCCTGGTGACAGCGATCGCCATAAACCACGAGGTCGGCGGCAATCTCGCCCAGATTCTCGAAATAATCGGTGAAACGATTCGAGAGCGCGTGCGCATCAAGGGTGAAATTCGTGTTTTGACAGCCCAGCAGAGTCTATCTGGTTACATTATCTCGCTTCTGCCTGTGGGGCTCGCGATTCTTATCTTTCTCTTGAACCCCAGTTATTTGCTGAGCCTATTGCGATGGCCCTGGATCTGTATGCCGATCGGGGCCGTGATCTGCATGGTGCTCGGATTCGTGGTGATGCGCCGAATCGTGGCGATCGAGGTTTAG
- a CDS encoding phosphatidylglycerol lysyltransferase domain-containing protein, with amino-acid sequence MSGDFSISGSWSRFRAFAARAWFFIFVLLVTLFLLRHRTELAELRHFPIVRPQWLLLTSAAQGLVLLSIIWQLRLLLAASGFSVPLSRLFRADLHRVAVSTVTPAGSAAGVLVFAADLQAVGVPTTAAVAATVTYGVVGLFSFLLLLPLTVLLLVTRQLISLPLSLLLFLGALVPIVLLLLLPWALRHGMPRLSRMSLVRGFVETARWYRISGLGRVLVLALAVDLLNVAILYGGVRVVGGALTLAEALIAYQGAYLFAFLIPFAQGSGAVELAGTSLLTALGLPAPTALAAVLLWRAHELWFPFLLGTALSVQREPVIRRALDRLPALLLLWSGIVGMVGLLEPHHHRVVPRRLETTGLLEPWEFSRNLELLVAFLSIIIAWQVWRRKRTGWLVATLLLSVSLFHQLIGRRDELLLALTMLALGLLLVRWRTYRVRSDIPSIWRGFALAGLGLTTTLLYGTIGLMLLSRHALVPKHLSFWDALTVLIRSAWGFLPWAVEPVSRYGGWFLDSVTLLAGASLLNAAWSIGRPVIWRSWGYESERQRARAIIQACGNSSLDFFKFWPDKLFFFPREVRGVVSYRIVGRVALVLGDPNVCGERFGTALDGFLDFCDLNDWEPAFHQVGEQYLADYRARGLRFFKIGEEAVVDLTTWSLDRPGLKELRYLVRRSQRENYRFEVLEPPLPDDMVEELADVSNEWLSLPGRREHGFTQGQFSRAYVRSTPVALIRDPTGKVVAFANLIPSGVPGQATIDLMRRRHQPYGAMDVLFALLFQWLREQGYTSFSLGLAPLSGVDLPLVGTDPIREHFFRLIEPFFSVQGLRHFKAKFDPRWEPRFLVFRSASALPAIGLALLKATSTEVSHVDSDLPELQIA; translated from the coding sequence GTGTCGGGCGATTTCTCGATTTCAGGCAGCTGGTCCCGGTTTCGCGCGTTTGCCGCCCGAGCGTGGTTTTTCATCTTCGTTTTGCTGGTGACCTTGTTTCTCTTGCGGCATCGAACTGAACTGGCGGAATTGCGTCATTTCCCAATTGTCCGACCACAATGGCTACTCCTGACCAGTGCTGCCCAAGGGCTCGTTCTGCTGTCCATCATCTGGCAATTGCGTCTCCTGCTCGCTGCTTCGGGGTTTTCTGTACCGCTCTCGAGACTCTTCCGGGCTGATCTCCATCGGGTCGCGGTTAGTACTGTCACCCCAGCTGGCTCGGCAGCCGGCGTCCTGGTCTTCGCGGCGGATCTGCAAGCAGTAGGTGTTCCGACGACAGCAGCAGTGGCTGCCACAGTAACCTATGGTGTCGTGGGATTGTTCTCTTTCCTGCTCTTGCTTCCACTCACTGTTCTGCTCCTCGTCACTCGACAGCTTATCTCACTACCTCTCTCCTTGCTTCTCTTTCTCGGCGCTCTCGTGCCCATCGTGTTGCTTCTCTTGCTACCGTGGGCACTGCGTCACGGTATGCCACGCTTGTCGAGGATGTCGCTCGTTCGGGGATTCGTGGAGACCGCTCGCTGGTACCGAATTTCCGGACTCGGACGAGTTCTCGTCCTGGCACTCGCAGTCGATCTTCTCAATGTTGCCATTCTGTATGGTGGAGTGCGAGTCGTCGGCGGGGCGTTGACGCTCGCTGAAGCACTCATCGCCTATCAAGGTGCCTATCTCTTTGCATTCCTGATTCCATTCGCGCAGGGAAGCGGAGCGGTCGAACTCGCTGGGACGAGCTTGCTGACGGCTCTGGGTCTCCCTGCACCGACTGCGCTCGCGGCCGTGTTGCTCTGGCGGGCCCATGAACTTTGGTTCCCTTTTCTGCTCGGTACTGCACTCTCGGTGCAGCGGGAGCCGGTGATCCGCCGTGCATTGGATCGCCTTCCCGCATTACTGCTCCTTTGGTCGGGAATCGTGGGCATGGTCGGGCTTCTCGAACCGCACCATCACCGAGTGGTGCCTCGTCGTCTGGAGACCACTGGACTGCTCGAACCGTGGGAGTTCTCTCGCAATCTCGAATTACTCGTGGCTTTCCTGTCGATCATCATCGCTTGGCAGGTGTGGCGCCGAAAACGTACAGGTTGGCTTGTGGCGACACTGCTGCTTAGCGTTTCGTTGTTCCATCAGTTGATCGGGCGACGCGATGAACTCCTTTTGGCGCTCACAATGCTCGCGCTCGGGCTTCTGCTCGTGCGCTGGCGCACCTATCGAGTTCGGTCAGATATCCCGAGTATTTGGAGGGGATTCGCTCTGGCCGGTCTTGGCCTCACTACCACGTTGCTCTATGGCACGATCGGGCTCATGCTCTTGAGCCGACACGCGCTCGTTCCCAAGCATCTCTCGTTTTGGGATGCACTCACGGTACTGATACGATCGGCATGGGGCTTCTTGCCCTGGGCTGTCGAACCAGTGTCGCGTTACGGAGGGTGGTTTCTCGACTCTGTCACGCTGCTCGCGGGTGCATCCCTTCTGAACGCCGCCTGGAGCATCGGGCGGCCGGTGATCTGGCGGTCATGGGGCTACGAATCAGAACGGCAGCGAGCACGAGCCATCATTCAAGCATGCGGCAACTCGTCCCTCGACTTCTTCAAGTTTTGGCCTGACAAGCTCTTCTTCTTCCCGCGAGAAGTGCGTGGAGTGGTGAGTTACCGCATCGTCGGTCGGGTCGCACTGGTACTCGGTGATCCCAATGTGTGTGGGGAGCGATTCGGGACAGCTCTGGACGGCTTTCTCGATTTCTGCGATCTGAACGACTGGGAACCAGCATTTCATCAAGTTGGGGAGCAGTATCTGGCCGACTACCGTGCGCGAGGGCTGCGATTTTTCAAAATAGGCGAAGAGGCAGTCGTTGATCTCACAACGTGGTCGCTCGATCGCCCAGGGTTGAAAGAGTTGCGCTACCTCGTGCGGAGATCGCAGCGCGAGAACTACCGGTTCGAGGTGCTCGAGCCGCCGCTTCCCGACGATATGGTCGAAGAACTCGCGGACGTCTCCAATGAATGGTTGTCGCTGCCAGGTCGACGCGAACACGGGTTCACGCAGGGACAATTTTCCCGTGCCTATGTGCGATCGACCCCTGTCGCGCTGATCCGGGATCCGACTGGTAAAGTCGTCGCCTTCGCGAATCTCATACCGAGTGGAGTACCAGGCCAGGCGACGATCGACCTCATGCGGCGTCGGCACCAGCCGTACGGTGCGATGGATGTCTTGTTCGCCCTGCTCTTCCAGTGGCTGCGTGAGCAGGGATATACATCGTTCTCGCTGGGTCTAGCTCCGCTGAGTGGAGTAGACCTACCGCTTGTGGGGACGGACCCGATTCGGGAACACTTTTTCCGGCTCATCGAACCATTTTTCTCTGTCCAAGGGCTCCGCCATTTCAAGGCCAAGTTCGATCCTCGCTGGGAACCGCGCTTTCTCGTCTTCCGCTCAGCGAGTGCACTCCCCGCTATCGGATTAGCCCTGTTGAAAGCGACTTCCACCGAGGTCTCGCACGTGGACAGCGATCTTCCCGAGTTGCAGATCGCCTGA
- a CDS encoding response regulator, whose amino-acid sequence MTGESTLRIVIVDDIPESRDNLERLLFFEPDFQVVGKAARGEEAIDLVLRLAPHVVLLDQTLPDLDGIEVASAITARAPGIGVILLGVEQDPEILRRAMLAGAREYLSKPFSYDDLIEAVRRVGHVANPQSMMPAPATVFAAPLAPVHEPVTRREGQVVVVLGSKGGVGRTFIATNLAICLQRALQREVVLVDADLMRGDVAVLLNLPAHRSWTDLARLAGPLDGELIHEFVTRHVSQVGVVLAPAQLEDAERIGAERIQEVLTELRRRADFVIVDTRGGYDDITLACADVASTLIWILTLEMTAIKETKRFLELVERLGFQQKRIMFVLNQQRSGSGLTVEEVEASLRLSIPIRISSDPQAVIASINEGTPLAWQHRQHRITAELIQLAELLANESREAVLHARVRKRRLPFLSVSHRWTNGRR is encoded by the coding sequence ATGACGGGCGAAAGTACTTTGCGCATCGTGATCGTCGACGATATCCCGGAGAGTCGGGACAACCTCGAACGACTGCTTTTTTTCGAACCGGACTTCCAGGTTGTCGGCAAAGCGGCGCGCGGCGAAGAAGCGATCGACCTTGTGCTTCGACTGGCTCCACACGTCGTCCTGCTCGACCAGACACTTCCAGACCTCGATGGGATCGAGGTCGCGAGCGCGATCACGGCTCGCGCGCCAGGAATCGGGGTCATTCTGCTCGGCGTGGAACAGGATCCCGAGATCTTGCGTCGGGCGATGCTGGCCGGTGCACGGGAGTATCTCAGTAAGCCATTCAGCTACGATGACCTCATCGAGGCTGTCCGGCGTGTGGGGCACGTTGCGAATCCACAGTCGATGATGCCCGCTCCCGCGACTGTCTTTGCTGCTCCCCTCGCTCCGGTGCACGAACCAGTCACGAGGCGCGAGGGGCAAGTGGTTGTGGTACTCGGCAGCAAGGGCGGTGTCGGTCGAACGTTCATCGCCACCAACCTCGCGATTTGTCTTCAGCGCGCGCTGCAACGTGAGGTCGTACTAGTCGATGCCGACCTCATGCGCGGAGACGTTGCCGTCCTTCTCAATCTCCCGGCGCACCGTTCCTGGACGGATCTGGCGCGGCTCGCTGGTCCACTCGATGGCGAACTCATCCACGAGTTCGTGACCCGTCATGTCAGTCAAGTTGGAGTCGTGCTCGCCCCGGCGCAACTCGAGGACGCAGAACGGATCGGCGCTGAGCGTATACAGGAAGTGCTGACAGAACTCCGGCGTCGTGCTGACTTCGTCATCGTCGACACACGTGGTGGGTATGATGACATCACGCTGGCTTGTGCGGATGTCGCCTCGACGTTGATTTGGATTTTGACGCTCGAAATGACGGCCATCAAAGAGACCAAACGGTTCCTGGAACTCGTCGAGCGACTCGGGTTCCAGCAGAAGCGGATCATGTTCGTCTTGAATCAGCAGCGCTCCGGAAGCGGACTGACTGTGGAGGAGGTAGAAGCGAGTCTCCGCTTGTCCATTCCGATCCGCATCTCGTCTGATCCTCAGGCGGTGATCGCGAGCATCAACGAGGGCACGCCGCTCGCCTGGCAGCACCGACAGCATCGCATCACGGCTGAGTTGATACAGTTGGCAGAACTCCTGGCGAACGAGTCGCGAGAAGCCGTGCTGCACGCAAGGGTTCGCAAACGTCGCCTGCCTTTCTTGAGCGTCTCTCACCGATGGACCAACGGGAGGAGATGA
- a CDS encoding type II secretion system F family protein — protein sequence MLAAASLVLAAAGLVVMVLGLRAERRQVVLEERLARFAQRPPSLDDLELAVPFRHRVILPLAERLAHFVLRFTPGASLHRIEQRLVEAGLDGSLRPLTFLGLRFGLALTMASFAIVLTLAGSGPVQYRVGLPFVLAALGWIVPNAWLSRRIAQRKRAIQRALPDAIDLLVISVEAGLGFDQALLRVVEKWDNELTREFARTLSEMRMGIPRRQALRDLARRVNVDDLNVFIASLVQADQLGVSISQVLRAQANQMRLRRRQRAQELAHKAPIKMIFPMVFLIFPALYVVILGPAIPRIVEAFR from the coding sequence ATGCTGGCTGCTGCAAGTCTCGTTTTGGCCGCTGCTGGCCTGGTGGTGATGGTGCTCGGACTTCGGGCCGAACGCCGCCAAGTCGTCCTCGAAGAGCGCTTGGCTCGTTTCGCACAGCGGCCCCCGTCTCTCGACGATCTCGAGCTTGCGGTTCCGTTTCGACACCGGGTGATTCTGCCTCTGGCCGAGCGGCTCGCGCACTTCGTTTTGCGATTCACTCCTGGGGCATCGCTGCACAGGATCGAACAACGACTCGTCGAGGCAGGTCTGGATGGATCATTGCGCCCTTTGACGTTTCTCGGTCTCCGCTTCGGACTCGCGCTCACCATGGCCTCCTTTGCGATCGTCCTGACTCTTGCCGGGAGTGGGCCAGTTCAGTACCGGGTTGGCTTGCCGTTCGTACTGGCCGCTCTCGGCTGGATAGTGCCCAACGCTTGGTTGAGTAGACGGATCGCACAACGGAAACGAGCGATCCAGCGAGCCCTTCCCGATGCTATCGACCTCTTGGTCATCAGCGTCGAGGCGGGCCTGGGGTTCGATCAGGCTTTATTGCGTGTGGTCGAGAAATGGGATAACGAGTTGACCCGAGAGTTCGCGCGTACCCTCTCGGAGATGCGCATGGGAATTCCTCGCCGGCAGGCGCTCCGTGATCTCGCCCGACGGGTGAACGTCGATGACTTGAACGTTTTCATTGCTTCGCTGGTCCAAGCAGACCAACTCGGCGTCAGCATCAGCCAAGTGCTTCGGGCGCAGGCGAATCAGATGCGCTTGCGCCGGAGGCAACGCGCGCAGGAACTGGCGCACAAGGCCCCCATCAAAATGATCTTCCCGATGGTGTTCCTCATCTTCCCTGCCTTGTATGTCGTGATCTTGGGGCCAGCCATCCCGCGCATCGTCGAGGCGTTCCGCTAG
- a CDS encoding copper resistance protein CopC, with product MTDRRLTTRLSRFGILLLLLVVIGFLAPTQHAFAHAVLLSANPAPNSLLDRPPKEVALTFSEPVTPIGAGLTIVTPDGRTIRTLTIATSPEGTVLRLPWDANLSQEGTYLVQYRVMGRDGHLIAGHYVFSIGRATEPPPLSASGSAQPLLEAIARWLHLLGLVLIAGSVTIGLLGRGIHEIEAVARRLIRIGHRGLLLIVMASFLLISALFAPPPNMTDSLVLRSIAATPTGQLWSASFLVALAGYLLLLARFSVSIASGSLLLVGLALAVLRAAAGHAATSTYPLVGIVLATVHLVSAAVLAGGTLVGLSLARPLLSASDRSRAAAEQILRRFAPVALVCVELLTISGAYALWTNVADPAQLLTTTYGRILTLKFIVASIFGVTAAGATLYWFRRRAVPWSLLRLQGMEMLLLLILATGLVMLPPARRFEPSGFSQPPLTLAANAGPYLVTLSIEPALPGPNQLSLTLSAPNGEQISDAHVVAEFSAADGPRVVELRRSSTTYTGTIALQQDTWTVLVYVRRPGESTPPPARFRVPIPVPDARILLERADAAMNRLRAVEERTTLTSGGPVVETVIRYQAPDRAAYTVTTSGRPPTETIIIDDRRYDRAGDGPWTVTPWPGSEPFRWPNFRYARTAEEARLLGIESIDGTPCYVLSFYDPASETRYQMWIGLADFLVRRYEMMAIGHYMVGSFARFDDPTIVVDPPPLSD from the coding sequence ATGACGGACAGGAGGCTGACAACGCGACTCTCTCGCTTCGGAATCCTTCTACTCCTCCTCGTTGTTATCGGTTTCCTCGCACCAACGCAACATGCCTTTGCTCACGCCGTCCTGCTTTCAGCCAACCCAGCACCGAATTCCCTCCTCGACCGTCCGCCGAAAGAGGTCGCCTTGACCTTTTCCGAGCCGGTTACACCGATCGGCGCCGGACTGACCATCGTCACGCCCGACGGGCGAACGATCCGTACCTTAACTATCGCGACCAGCCCGGAGGGCACCGTTTTGCGACTCCCCTGGGATGCAAACCTCTCGCAGGAGGGGACATACCTTGTCCAGTATCGAGTGATGGGACGCGATGGTCACCTGATTGCTGGTCACTATGTCTTTTCGATCGGTCGTGCGACTGAACCCCCGCCGCTGTCGGCTTCTGGTAGTGCGCAACCGCTTCTGGAAGCCATTGCGCGCTGGCTTCACCTCTTGGGACTCGTTCTCATCGCCGGAAGCGTGACCATCGGACTCCTCGGACGCGGTATTCACGAAATCGAGGCGGTTGCTCGACGACTCATCCGGATCGGTCATCGCGGACTGCTTCTCATCGTGATGGCCAGCTTCCTCTTGATTTCCGCGCTGTTCGCACCGCCGCCGAACATGACGGACTCGCTCGTGCTGCGTTCGATCGCCGCGACACCAACTGGCCAGCTTTGGTCAGCCAGTTTCCTCGTTGCACTCGCCGGGTATCTCTTGCTCCTCGCGCGATTCTCCGTCAGCATCGCCTCGGGATCACTCCTGCTCGTCGGACTGGCGCTCGCTGTACTCCGTGCCGCCGCTGGCCACGCTGCCACGAGCACCTATCCTCTCGTCGGTATCGTCCTCGCGACGGTTCATCTGGTCAGTGCCGCGGTGCTCGCTGGAGGTACGCTCGTCGGACTCTCTCTCGCACGGCCTCTTCTCAGCGCTTCCGATCGCTCGCGTGCAGCTGCTGAGCAGATACTTCGCCGGTTCGCGCCCGTTGCCCTCGTCTGTGTCGAACTCTTGACGATCAGTGGTGCGTACGCGCTCTGGACGAATGTGGCCGATCCCGCACAGCTGCTCACGACTACCTATGGCCGCATCCTCACTCTGAAATTTATCGTTGCGAGCATCTTCGGCGTCACAGCCGCCGGGGCGACTCTTTACTGGTTCCGTAGGCGCGCCGTTCCGTGGTCGCTCTTACGCCTGCAGGGGATGGAGATGCTGCTTCTCCTCATTCTCGCTACCGGGCTTGTCATGCTCCCACCAGCACGTCGTTTCGAGCCGTCAGGTTTTTCGCAGCCTCCCCTCACGCTCGCGGCCAATGCTGGTCCCTACTTGGTAACGCTCTCGATCGAGCCGGCACTCCCTGGACCGAACCAACTCTCGCTCACGCTCAGCGCACCGAACGGGGAACAGATCAGCGATGCACATGTCGTCGCCGAGTTCAGCGCAGCCGATGGACCGCGCGTTGTCGAGCTCCGGCGAAGCTCCACAACCTATACAGGGACGATCGCTCTCCAACAAGATACCTGGACGGTTCTGGTTTACGTCAGGCGACCAGGCGAGTCGACGCCACCACCGGCTCGCTTTCGGGTACCGATTCCGGTGCCGGATGCACGGATTTTGCTCGAGCGCGCTGATGCGGCGATGAATCGCCTGCGGGCAGTGGAAGAACGAACGACGCTGACAAGTGGAGGACCAGTTGTAGAAACCGTAATCCGGTACCAGGCACCGGATCGTGCAGCCTACACGGTGACAACCTCCGGTCGCCCTCCTACCGAAACGATCATCATCGATGACCGACGATACGATCGTGCTGGTGATGGACCATGGACTGTGACACCATGGCCGGGAAGCGAGCCGTTCCGGTGGCCAAATTTCCGCTATGCTCGAACAGCTGAAGAGGCTCGTCTCCTCGGCATCGAATCGATCGACGGCACACCCTGCTATGTTTTATCCTTTTACGATCCGGCGAGCGAAACGCGCTACCAGATGTGGATTGGCCTTGCGGATTTCCTGGTTCGCCGATACGAGATGATGGCGATCGGTCACTATATGGTTGGATCCTTCGCCCGCTTCGATGACCCGACGATCGTGGTCGATCCCCCTCCTCTGAGCGACTGA